Within Nostoc flagelliforme CCNUN1, the genomic segment ATAACAGCAGAAGCAGATTCATAGGCGTATCCTTTTCCCCGGAACTTAGGAAGAAAGGCAAACCCAATATCCACATCCTCCAAGGAATCTCTTTTTATCAAACCGCAAATTCCAATCGACACGCTCTTTTCCTTTAGCTCAACCAAATACAGCCCGAAGCCGAAACGCTCATACATAGCAACCGGATTCTTCAAAATATATTCACGAGCATCATCGAGAGTTCTCACACCTTTATCACCAATAAAGCGCAACCACAAAGGGTCATTCAATATCTCAAGAATGAACTCGCTATCTTCAACACTCAGCCGACGAAGAACTAAACGCTCTGTTTCAAGAACTCTCATAGTCATAAAATAGGAGACTTTTAAAGTGTTGTCCCCTGGTTTATATAGAAGTTTGATATGTAATATTCTTCAGCTAGAGTTTTGTGTTTTACGCAGAAATAACGAAACATATTGAAACTGCCGTCATACAAGAGTTAAGCGCAAGTATCAACAGCACCCACGATGTAACCCAGCCAGAGGGATGAGAATTATCCGATTGTTGCAGCAGTTGAAAAGGAGGCAGAAGGCAGGAGGAAAGAATTTGGTGGGGGATTCAGACCCCCGCCTTTAGGAGTGCCACTGAATCAAAGATTGCAGTAGGGGATTCAAACCCAAGACCCGTCTGGTCGCGGCAGGAAACAAAGGACAGTTTTCCAACTGAGCCTCCTGCCCTATGCCT encodes:
- a CDS encoding GNAT family N-acetyltransferase, with the translated sequence MRVLETERLVLRRLSVEDSEFILEILNDPLWLRFIGDKGVRTLDDAREYILKNPVAMYERFGFGLYLVELKEKSVSIGICGLIKRDSLEDVDIGFAFLPKFRGKGYAYESASAVMMYGRRTFGLTRIVAITTPDNYGSAKLLKKLGLSFERMIKLSDDSKSVSLFICDA